One Malus sylvestris chromosome 14, drMalSylv7.2, whole genome shotgun sequence DNA segment encodes these proteins:
- the LOC126600794 gene encoding RING-H2 finger protein ATL46-like has translation MSRILHGWQQKDGNSIYPPASLITPPSSSPSSSIGSISPVLLLVIVIVAVMFFIYGFAHLLLRCLIKRSPSSSIFQSNRFPETSGSRAIQRQLQQLFRLHDSGLDQATIDSLPVFFCEDIVGLKEEPFDCAVCLCEFSDQDKLRLLPVCGHAFHIDCIDTWLLSNSTCPLCRGTILGSGILLENPVFDIGDSREMSDGVVSDGENMCSSGRKGLVVEEGVGEKRVFSVRLGKFKSLNEGNESGGKVGESSRCNLDARRCYSMGAYQYVVGDSNLQVALSHDCEAKLAKEGVRNGSFSVNENLEGKKISGRHKGESFSVSKIWLWSAKNRFPGSSSAQTGLPPFRVISPINAET, from the coding sequence ATGTCTAGAATTCTCCATGGATGGCAGCAAAAAGATGGTAATTCGATATATCCACCCGCCTCATTGATAACCCCACCATCATCATCTCCTTCTTCGTCGATTGGCAGTATCAGTCCAGTGCTTCTTTTGGTTATAGTAATCGTAGCCGTTATGTTTTTTATCTATGGGTTTGCCCATTTGCTTTTGAGATGCCTCATAAAAAGGTCACCTTCCTCCTCAATCTTTCAATCCAATAGATTCCCAGAAACCTCTGGGTCTCGAGCTATCCAAAGGCAGCTTCAGCAGCTTTTTCGGCTTCATGATTCGGGCCTTGATCAAGCCACCATTGATTCTCTACCTGTGTTCTTCTGCGAAGACATTGTTGGTTTGAAGGAGGAGCCatttgattgtgcagtttgTCTGTGTGAATTTTCTGACCAGGACAAGCTGAGGTTGCTTCCTGTGTGCGGTCATGCTTTCCACATTGATTGCATTGACACATGGCTTCTCTCGAATTCGACGTGCCCCCTTTGTAGAGGAACCATTTTGGGGTCTGGGATTTTGTTGGAGAATCCGGTGTTCGATATCGGTGATTCTAGGGAGATGTCAGATGGGGTTGTGAGTGATGGGGAGAACATGTGTTCGAGCGGTCGGAAAGGTTTGGTTGTGGAGGAAGGTGTTGGTGAAAAGAGAGTTTTTTCTGTGAGGCTTGGGAAGTTCAAAAGCTTGAATGAAGGGAATGAAAGTGGAGGGAAAGTGGGGGAGAGCAGTAGGTGTAATTTGGATGCCAGGAGATGTTACTCAATGGGTGCATATCAGTATGTGGTTGGCGATTCAAATCTCCAAGTTGCATTGTCCCACGATTGTGAAGCCAAGCTTGCCAAAGAGGGAGTTAGAAATGGGAGCTTCTCAGTTAATGAGAATTTGGAAGGGAAGAAAATCAGTGGCAGACATAAAGGCGAGAGCTTCTCGGTTTCGAAGATTTGGCTTTGGTCTGCAAAAAACAGATTCCCGGGTTCTTCAAGTGCTCAAACCGGTTTGCCTCCTTTTCGTGTAATTTCTCCAATCAATGCTGAAACATGA
- the LOC126600793 gene encoding probable inactive receptor kinase At2g26730, with protein MDRIPIRVFAILILLVIFPVAYPEDQEWIQIKQALVQFMDKLSPVNAVPTNGNWGWNMSSDPCRDKWEGVTCDGKNSVKKIVLETSNLAGVLDANSLCTVKSVGVVSLKNNKITGQLTEEIENCRDLTHLYISGNQFSGDLPASLSRLNNLKRVDISNNNFNGELPDFSKISGLITFLAQNNQLDGKIPDFDFFNLKEFNVSNNNFSGPIPDVKGLLQNDSFFGNPQLCGKPLQNACPPAPQTSIMPKKSRKSWFEKLLLLSGYIILGLVVVCFFLYKLVSKKKIREDEEKGRNKKIAANDAASTVPSTTISSSVKDGSGQKTSEYSLSSVENGMAPPLVVLTSPLLRGLSFEELLRAPAELLGRGKNGSLYKVMLDGGVNLVVKRIRNCGISSEKFKTRMTQIDQVKCRNVLPAVAFYCSRQEKLLVYEYQPDGNLFNLLHGSSNGQIFDWGSRLSVADIIAESLAFMHQELHEHGIAHGNLKSMNILFNMSMEPCISEYGIMEVENQDGSLLSPNNGIESPNAGHADSTFKGDVYEFGVILLEILTGKLVQQNGLDLPGWVHSVVKEEWTVEVFDKALIQEGASEERMVSLLQVALQCINSTPNDRPSMSRVSAMIKSIKEEEERSISSDP; from the exons ATGGATCGAATTCCCATTCGGGTGTTTGCCATTTTGATCCTTCTCGTAATCTTTCCAGTGGCATATCCAGAAGATCAAGAGTGGATTCAGATCAAACAAGCGTTGGTGCAGTTCATGGACAAACTCTCACCGGTCAATGCAGTGCCCACGAACGGAAATTGGGGTTGGAACATGAGCTCAGACCCCTGCAGAGATAAGTGGGAAGGTGTGACATGTGACGGAAAGAATTCTGTCAAGAAAATAGTCCTCGAAACCTCAAATTTAGCGGGAGTTCTTGATGCAAACTCTCTTTGCACGGTGAAGTCTGTTGGTGTTGTGAGTCTGAAGAATAACAAGATCACTGGACAGCTCACAGAAGAGATTGAGAACTGCAGAGATTTGACTCACTTGTATATAAGTGGGAACCAGTTTTCGGGTGATCTTCCTGCCTCTCTTTCGCGGTTGAATAATCTGAAAAGGGTTGACATCTCTAACAACAACTTCAACGGTGAGCTTCCTGATTTCTCAAAGATTTCTGGCTTGATAACTTTTCTTGCTCAGAACAATCAGCTTGATGGGAAAATCCCTGATTTTGATTTCTTCAACCTCAAGGAATTCAATGtctccaacaacaacttcagcgGCCCTATCCCCGATGTCAAAGGCCTATTACAAAATGATAGTTTTTTCGGTAATCCTCAGCTGTGTGGAAAGCCACTGCAAAATGCCTGCCCTCCTGCACCACAAACTTCCATAATGCCAAAGAAATCGAGAAAGTCCTGGTTCGAAAAGCTTTTGCTCTTATCAGGATATATAATTCTTGGCCTGGTTGTTGTTTGCTTCTTTCTCTATAAACTTGTCAGCAAAAAGAAGATcagagaagatgaagaaaagggCAGAAATAAAAAGATTGCGGCGAATGATGCTGCTAGCACTGTGCCTAGCACTACTATTTCTTCTAGTGTGAAGGATGGTAGTGGTCAAAAAACGTCCGAGTACTCGTTATCATCTGTTGAAAACGGAATGGCTCCACCGCTCGTGGTTCTCACTAGTCCATTGTTGAGGGGGTTGAGTTTTGAGGAGTTGCTCCGAGCTCCTGCTGAATTGCTTGGCAGAGGGAAGAATGGAAGCCTCTACAAAGTCATGCTTGATGGAGGGGTTAACTTAGTTGTGAAGAGGATCAGGAACTGTGGGATTTCGAGCGAAAAATTCAAGACTCGGATGACACAAATCGATCAGGTTAAGTGTCGAAATGTCTTGCCAGCTGTTGCATTCTATTGTTCCAGACAGGAGAAGCTCTTGGTTTATGAGTATCAGCCTGATGGCAATCTCTTTAACCTTCTTCATG GATCTTCAAACGGACAAATATTTGACTGGGGAAGCAGACTAAGTGTTGCAGACATCATTGCTGAGTCATTGGCATTCATGCACCAAGAGCTACATGAACATGGCATTGCTCATGGCAACCTAAAGTCCATGAACATTTTGTTCAACATGTCCATGGAGCCCTGCATCAGCGAATACGGCATAATGGAAGTCGAAAATCAAGACGGGTCACTCCTTTCGCCAAACAACGGGATTGAAAGTCCGAATGCAGGCCATGCAGATAGCACGTTCAAGGGTGATGTCTATGAATTTGGTGTGATACTTCTCGAGATTCTGACCGGGAAGCTGGTGCAGCAAAACGGGTTGGATTTGCCAGGGTGGGTGCACTCGGTGGTTAAAGAGGAGTGGACTGTCGAAGTTTTCGACAAGGCCTTGATCCAAGAGGGTGCAAGTGAAGAAAGGATGGTGAGCTTGTTGCAGGTAGCATTGCAGTGCATAAATTCAACTCCAAATGATAGGCCAAGTATGAGTCGAGTTTCGGCGATGATTAAGTCGAtcaaagaggaggaggagagatcTATATCCTCCGATCCATGA
- the LOC126600799 gene encoding RING-H2 finger protein ATL48-like, whose protein sequence is MEKMSEVDPTLEVFYEEKKRVRNPWVPVGAMLTAGVLTAGLISFRQGNSQLGQKLMRARVVVQGATVALMVGSAYYYGDNPWKKPS, encoded by the exons ATGGAGAAGATGAGTGAGGTGGATCCCACGTTAGAAGTATTTTACGAGGAGAAGAAGCGGGTCCGCAACCCTTGGGTACCAGTTG GTGCGATGTTGACTGCTGGTGTGCTCACCGCCGGCTTAATCAGTTTCAGGCAAGGCAATTCTCAGTTGGGCCAGAAGCTAATGAGAGCTCGTGTCGTTGTCCAAGGTGCCACAGTTGCTCTTATGGTTGGCAGTGCATACTACTACGGGGATAATCCGTGGAAAAAGCCAAGTTAA
- the LOC126600796 gene encoding ubiquitin-conjugating enzyme E2-23 kDa-like produces MSSPSKRREMDVMKLMMSDYNVETINDGLNEFNVEFHGPKESLYEGGVWKIRVELPDAYPYKSPSIGFMNKIFHPNVDELSGSVCLDVINQSWSPMFDLLNVFEVFLPQLLLYPNPSDPLNGDAASLMMKDRKLYDQKVKEYCERYAKKEHITNTTPDEESDDENISDEESNSSDDDIAGHADP; encoded by the exons ATGTCTTCACCAAGCAAGCGGAGAGAGATGGATGTCATGAAGTT GATGATGAGTGACTATAATGTGGAGACAATAAACGATGGGCTGAATGAATTCAATGTGGAATTCCATGGTCCGAAAGAAA GCCTTTATGAAGGAGGGGTTTGGAAAATCCGTGTTGAGCTTCCGGATGCTTATCCATATAAATCTCCTTCTATTGGCTTCATGAACAAGATTTTCCACCCTAATGTTGATGAGCT ATCTGGTTCTGTCTGCTTAGATGTAATTAACCAATCATGGAGTCCAATGTTTG ACCTTTTAAATGTTTTTGAAGTTTTCCTTCCACAACTGTTGCTTTATCCAAATCCTTCAGATCCACTCAACGGTGATGCAGCGTCATTGATGATGAAGGACCGAAAACTCTACGATCAGAAGGTCAAAG AGTACTGCGAGCGATATGCAAAGAAGGAGCACATTACCAATACAACACCAGACGAGGAGAGCGATGATGAGAACATTAGTGATGAGGAAAGCAATTCAAGCGACGATGATATTGCTGGACATGCAGACCCATAG